One genomic window of Acidovorax radicis includes the following:
- a CDS encoding group II truncated hemoglobin: protein MNSDTPASGNSSSDSESEPVAAATPFEWIGGESRVRALTERFYDLMDLEPGYAELRAAHGSDLGQARQRLFMFLCGWLGGPSYYTDQFGHPRLRARHMPFAIGIKERDQWVACMDQAMGETGVPQDLRARLKESFMGTADWMRNKGV from the coding sequence ATGAATTCTGATACCCCTGCATCTGGCAATAGCAGCAGCGACAGCGAGAGCGAACCAGTGGCTGCAGCCACCCCCTTTGAGTGGATCGGCGGCGAAAGCCGCGTGCGTGCGCTGACCGAGCGCTTTTATGACCTGATGGACCTGGAGCCTGGCTACGCCGAGTTGCGCGCGGCCCACGGCAGCGATCTGGGACAGGCCCGGCAAAGACTGTTCATGTTCTTGTGCGGCTGGCTCGGTGGCCCGTCGTACTACACCGACCAGTTTGGCCACCCGCGCCTGCGCGCGCGCCACATGCCGTTTGCCATCGGCATCAAGGAGCGCGACCAGTGGGTGGCCTGCATGGACCAGGCCATGGGAGAGACTGGTGTGCCGCAAGACCTGCGCGCACGGTTGAAAGAAAGCTTCATGGGCACGGCAGACTGGATGCGGAACAAGGGCGTGTGA